A genomic segment from Gilvibacter sp. SZ-19 encodes:
- a CDS encoding trimeric intracellular cation channel family protein, with product MSLLLWVDLLGTIAFAISGVLTAMKKGLDPFGIFIIAFVTSVGGGTVRDLLMDAPVFWMYDLMYIYTIAGAAVFAIIFRSRLSYLRRSLFLFDTIGIALYTLVGIQKGIAADFHPIICIILGTLSASFGGVIRDILCNEIPIIFRKEIYATACIAGGVVFFASEYGNFPAWLQFSLAAGVIISVRLIAVVFKLTLPSFYPQGKQP from the coding sequence ATGAGTTTGCTCTTGTGGGTGGATCTGTTAGGGACCATTGCCTTTGCCATTTCCGGAGTCTTGACAGCCATGAAAAAAGGCTTGGATCCTTTTGGCATTTTTATCATTGCCTTTGTGACCTCTGTAGGTGGTGGCACAGTGCGAGATCTGCTTATGGACGCCCCAGTGTTCTGGATGTACGATCTGATGTATATCTACACCATAGCCGGAGCTGCGGTTTTTGCAATTATTTTTCGATCGCGTTTGAGCTATTTACGCCGTTCCTTATTTTTATTCGATACCATTGGAATTGCCTTGTACACCTTGGTTGGTATTCAAAAGGGTATCGCTGCGGATTTTCACCCGATCATTTGTATCATACTGGGTACCTTAAGCGCGAGCTTTGGTGGTGTGATCCGGGATATTTTGTGCAACGAGATCCCAATAATCTTTAGAAAAGAGATCTACGCAACCGCTTGTATTGCTGGAGGTGTGGTGTTCTTTGCTTCAGAATACGGCAACTTCCCGGCCTGGTTGCAATTTAGCCTAGCGGCCGGTGTGATAATTTCCGTAAGATTAATTGCCGTGGTCTTTAAGTTGACCCTGCCCAGTTTCTATCCGCAGGGAAAACAACCCTAA
- a CDS encoding DUF4129 domain-containing protein: MGNKQLIFLLLLVLPLLSFGQQQATPITYDNEQMEARSFDGELQDKYSGSSFNYEEGGGTGENLIGRVIGGFLQWLAELFGVELSPETYKVVETILYVLLIAIGLYLMVRLLLGQQATAFFGGNNTALAPMRTQEEDLTQIDLQALINEALQQGDYRLAVRYLFLKSLKDLSGKRLIDWHFEKTNTDYLNELESAEIKTEFRAVSRLYDYVWYGEFPIDQQRFHQAQQRFEQLQKTIARHG, translated from the coding sequence TTGGGGAATAAACAGCTCATATTCTTACTCTTACTCGTTTTGCCTTTGCTTTCTTTTGGGCAACAGCAAGCTACGCCCATTACTTATGATAACGAGCAAATGGAAGCCCGCAGCTTTGACGGCGAGCTGCAAGATAAATACAGCGGTAGCAGTTTTAATTATGAAGAAGGTGGCGGGACTGGCGAGAATCTCATCGGTCGGGTCATTGGTGGTTTCTTGCAATGGTTGGCAGAGCTATTTGGGGTGGAGTTGAGTCCAGAGACCTACAAGGTAGTAGAAACCATACTTTACGTATTGCTTATTGCGATAGGCCTTTATTTGATGGTGCGCTTGCTTTTAGGGCAACAGGCCACAGCTTTCTTTGGAGGCAATAACACCGCCTTAGCACCCATGCGTACCCAAGAAGAAGACTTGACTCAGATAGATCTACAGGCACTGATAAACGAGGCCTTACAACAAGGAGACTATCGTTTGGCGGTGCGCTACCTATTTTTAAAGAGCCTCAAGGACCTTTCTGGCAAAAGGCTCATAGACTGGCATTTTGAAAAGACCAATACCGACTACCTCAACGAATTAGAATCCGCAGAAATAAAAACGGAATTTCGAGCAGTAAGCCGCCTTTACGACTATGTCTGGTATGGTGAATTTCCAATAGATCAACAGCGTTTTCATCAGGCGCAGCAGCGTTTTGAGCAACTCCAAAAAACCATTGCACGCCATGGATAA
- a CDS encoding stage II sporulation protein M: MREAAFVKQNKEKWIAFEKAIALKSQINPDTLADHYIHLTNDLAYAQTYYPESKTLLYLNSLTAQAHQQIYKNKKEDKNRIISFWKEEFPLFFYQHQRTLLYAFLVFAIAIFIGAISSLYDDTFVRLILGDRYVNETLNNIESGNPTAIYGSGSNWGTFLAITVNNIRVSILAFAFGVITSVGSAYILFSNGVMVGAFFTMFANNEVFWQASKNIMLHGAIELSVIVVAGCAGMVMGNGILFPKTFSRRLSFTRAAKDGLKIVVSTFPFFIIAGFIEGFITRYNTMPVWLASLIIGGSFALIIFYYIIYPIQLHRAHAAR, translated from the coding sequence ATGCGCGAGGCGGCTTTTGTTAAGCAAAATAAAGAAAAATGGATCGCTTTTGAAAAGGCAATCGCACTTAAGTCGCAGATCAATCCAGATACGCTGGCAGATCATTACATTCATTTGACCAACGATCTGGCCTACGCCCAGACCTACTATCCGGAGTCAAAAACCCTGCTGTACCTCAATTCATTAACTGCACAGGCGCATCAGCAGATATACAAGAACAAAAAAGAAGACAAGAATAGAATCATCAGTTTTTGGAAAGAGGAGTTTCCGCTCTTTTTCTATCAGCACCAACGCACGCTGCTCTATGCCTTTCTAGTCTTTGCAATTGCCATATTTATTGGAGCGATAAGCAGTTTATACGACGACACTTTTGTACGTCTTATTCTGGGCGATCGTTATGTGAACGAGACCTTAAACAACATTGAGAGCGGCAACCCAACGGCCATTTACGGCAGCGGGAGTAATTGGGGAACTTTTTTAGCGATAACCGTCAATAATATTCGGGTATCTATCTTGGCATTTGCCTTTGGGGTCATTACTTCTGTGGGCAGCGCCTATATCTTATTCTCCAACGGAGTCATGGTAGGCGCCTTCTTTACCATGTTTGCCAATAATGAGGTTTTTTGGCAAGCCTCTAAGAACATCATGTTACACGGGGCAATTGAGCTTTCAGTAATTGTGGTAGCAGGCTGCGCCGGAATGGTAATGGGTAACGGGATCTTATTCCCCAAGACCTTTTCCAGAAGACTGTCATTTACCCGAGCCGCCAAGGACGGACTCAAAATAGTGGTCAGCACCTTTCCGTTCTTTATTATAGCGGGATTTATAGAAGGCTTTATTACACGATACAACACTATGCCGGTCTGGCTGGCTTCGCTGATCATTGGCGGTTCATTTGCCTTGATCATCTTTTATTATATCATTTACCCGATCCAACTCCACAGAGCCCATGCAGCACGATAA
- a CDS encoding RDD family protein has protein sequence MANLQISTTQNVNLGYTVASAGERILAVLIDFVIFFLYFYILSQVSQLFDRMFADDWSIFGLQSLLLLPVMFYSLYMHILFDGRTVGKMCLQIRVVKIDGSPVHWSNYMVRWMMRLVDLWVFPAIGILTMIFSDRHQRIGDSAAGTVVISTKKRYNINSTILEEIQQEYTPQFTTVTQLTDKDARLIKETFRIAVRSNDYKTLNLLRVKVETIIGSNSDLYDRQYIDTVLKDYNYYTQRL, from the coding sequence ATGGCAAACTTACAAATTAGCACTACCCAGAACGTAAATTTAGGCTATACAGTGGCCAGCGCAGGCGAACGTATTCTGGCCGTGCTTATCGATTTTGTGATCTTTTTCCTGTATTTCTACATCTTGAGCCAAGTGAGTCAACTCTTTGACCGTATGTTCGCAGATGACTGGTCTATTTTTGGCTTGCAGTCCTTATTGCTCTTGCCGGTAATGTTCTATTCGCTCTATATGCACATTCTCTTTGATGGGCGTACAGTGGGGAAGATGTGTTTGCAGATCCGCGTAGTGAAAATAGACGGATCTCCAGTGCATTGGTCTAATTATATGGTTCGCTGGATGATGCGTTTAGTTGATCTTTGGGTCTTTCCAGCTATCGGGATCTTGACCATGATCTTTAGCGATAGACATCAACGTATTGGCGATTCGGCCGCCGGTACAGTAGTTATAAGTACTAAAAAACGATACAATATTAACAGCACAATTTTAGAGGAGATTCAGCAAGAATACACCCCGCAATTCACTACGGTAACCCAGCTTACCGATAAAGACGCTCGTCTTATCAAAGAGACCTTTCGCATTGCGGTGCGCTCTAACGACTACAAGACCCTGAATTTGTTGCGCGTAAAAGTGGAAACTATAATTGGTAGTAATTCGGACCTCTACGACCGCCAGTATATAGATACGGTTCTTAAGGATTACAACTACTATACCCAGCGTTTATGA